A region of Rhodospirillales bacterium DNA encodes the following proteins:
- a CDS encoding phosphoribosyl-ATP diphosphatase, translating to MAKKKEKDGRKKAAKAKKSTGKDHERAAARAPHMLDRLYDTIESRKGADPATSYTAKLMARGTEKLAQKLGEEATETVIEAIKGDRRKLVMESADLLYHLLALWATLGVKPWQVWAELARREGVSGIAEKAARDAV from the coding sequence ATGGCCAAGAAAAAAGAGAAGGACGGCCGCAAGAAGGCCGCCAAGGCGAAGAAATCCACCGGCAAGGACCACGAACGCGCGGCGGCGCGGGCGCCGCACATGCTCGACCGGCTCTACGACACCATCGAGAGCCGCAAAGGCGCCGATCCGGCGACGTCGTACACCGCCAAGCTGATGGCGCGCGGCACGGAGAAGCTGGCGCAGAAGCTGGGCGAGGAGGCGACCGAGACCGTGATCGAGGCGATCAAGGGCGACCGCCGCAAGCTGGTGATGGAGAGCGCCGACTTGCTCTACCACCTGCTGGCGCTGTGGGCGACGCTCGGGGTCAAGCCGTGGCAGGTCTGGGCCGAGCTGGCGCGCCGCGAGGGCGTCTCGGGAATCGCCGAGAAGGCCGCGCGCGACGCGGTATGA
- a CDS encoding tripartite tricarboxylate transporter substrate binding protein, translating to MGIRRRGVIAGAALAAPLLAAGGVRAQAWPSRPLRLVIPFPPGGAQDNVGRLVAAKLSERLGQSVVADNRPGASGALAAEIVARSAPDGYTVLLGNISSHAINPHTLKVPYDPFTDFTAVAMVGAQPNLLCANPSFPHDTIPKLVAAAKAEPGKINYGSSGASTSPSLSMALFKLRAGIDIALAAYKGAAPAAADAIAGHIPLVVSNFDSLRALAQSGKLKAVAVTGAKRSPTLPDVPTFAESGYPDVVLNAWAMLFTPAGTPADAVERLRTATNASLEDADLKAKFAQMGVEPWPMKGDELVPYVRAEHAKWGEVIRAAGIKAE from the coding sequence ATGGGAATCCGTCGTCGTGGAGTGATCGCGGGCGCCGCGCTGGCGGCGCCGCTGCTGGCGGCCGGGGGCGTCCGCGCCCAGGCCTGGCCGTCGCGGCCGCTGCGGCTGGTCATTCCGTTCCCGCCGGGCGGCGCGCAGGACAATGTCGGCCGGCTGGTCGCGGCCAAGCTGTCGGAGCGTCTGGGACAGTCGGTCGTCGCCGACAACCGGCCGGGCGCCAGCGGCGCGCTGGCGGCCGAGATCGTCGCGCGCTCGGCGCCGGACGGATACACCGTGCTGCTCGGCAACATCTCCTCGCACGCCATCAACCCGCACACGCTGAAGGTGCCGTACGATCCGTTCACGGATTTCACCGCCGTGGCGATGGTCGGGGCGCAGCCGAACCTGCTCTGCGCCAACCCGTCCTTCCCGCACGACACGATCCCGAAGCTGGTGGCGGCGGCGAAGGCGGAGCCCGGCAAGATCAACTACGGATCGTCGGGCGCGAGCACCTCGCCCAGCCTGTCGATGGCGCTGTTCAAGCTGCGCGCCGGCATCGACATCGCGCTGGCGGCGTACAAGGGGGCGGCGCCGGCGGCGGCCGACGCCATCGCCGGGCACATCCCGCTGGTGGTGTCCAATTTCGACAGCCTCCGCGCGCTGGCGCAGTCCGGCAAGCTGAAGGCGGTCGCGGTCACCGGCGCGAAGCGCTCGCCGACGCTGCCGGACGTGCCGACCTTCGCCGAGTCCGGCTATCCCGACGTCGTGCTCAACGCTTGGGCGATGCTGTTCACGCCGGCCGGCACGCCGGCCGACGCGGTCGAGCGGCTGCGGACGGCGACCAACGCGTCGCTCGAGGACGCCGATCTGAAGGCGAAGTTCGCGCAGATGGGCGTCGAGCCATGGCCGATGAAGGGCGACGAGCTGGTGCCCTACGTCCGCGCCGAGCACGCGAAATGGGGCGAGGTGATCCGTGCGGCGGGGATCAAGGCCGAGTAG
- a CDS encoding MBL fold metallo-hydrolase: MNRPVAVPTEFKLGAITVLRLKETLGKAFPPKFLLPDLTPDLLERHASWLTPNHYDPEAGRFVMGTHSWILRTANHNILIDTCIGNDKPRPGNPGFNMLSQPYVQRLEALGLGVDDIDFVFCTHMHVDHVGWNTRLLDGRWVPTFPNAKYLYCRREFEWMKANAEREPDSQDAAVFNDSIGPIHAAGMAVMVDDGHEIEPGIRLELAAGHTPGSMIMHVESGDGHALLIGDICHHPLQVFHPELNSGFCADAAGARASRRRALEIVAGNGGLLMPAHFGAPHAVRVRAKGDAFEIPF; this comes from the coding sequence ATGAACCGACCCGTCGCCGTGCCGACCGAGTTCAAGCTCGGCGCCATCACGGTGCTGCGGCTGAAGGAGACGCTGGGCAAGGCGTTTCCGCCCAAATTCCTGCTGCCCGACCTGACGCCGGATCTGCTGGAGCGGCACGCCTCGTGGCTGACGCCGAACCACTACGACCCGGAGGCCGGCCGGTTCGTGATGGGCACGCATTCCTGGATCCTGCGCACGGCGAACCACAACATCCTGATCGACACCTGCATCGGCAACGACAAGCCGCGGCCGGGCAATCCCGGCTTCAACATGCTGAGCCAGCCCTACGTGCAGCGGCTGGAGGCGCTCGGTCTCGGTGTCGACGACATCGACTTCGTGTTCTGCACCCACATGCACGTAGACCACGTCGGCTGGAACACGCGCCTGCTCGACGGCCGCTGGGTGCCGACCTTCCCGAACGCGAAGTACCTTTACTGCCGGCGCGAATTCGAGTGGATGAAGGCCAACGCCGAGCGCGAGCCGGACTCGCAGGACGCCGCCGTGTTCAACGACTCGATCGGGCCGATCCACGCGGCCGGGATGGCCGTGATGGTCGACGACGGCCACGAGATCGAGCCGGGCATCCGGCTGGAGCTGGCGGCCGGCCACACCCCGGGGTCGATGATCATGCACGTCGAGTCCGGCGACGGCCACGCGCTGCTGATCGGCGACATCTGCCACCATCCGCTTCAGGTGTTCCATCCCGAGCTGAACAGCGGCTTCTGCGCGGACGCCGCGGGCGCGCGGGCCTCGCGCCGCCGCGCGCTGGAGATCGTCGCCGGCAACGGCGGCCTGCTGATGCCGGCGCATTTCGGCGCCCCGCACGCGGTGCGCGTGCGCGCGAAGGGCGACGCGTTCGAGATTCCGTTCTGA
- a CDS encoding 4a-hydroxytetrahydrobiopterin dehydratase, producing MRVKLAGAARTDALARLDGWREVDGRDAIAKSFKFADFNAAFAFMARAALMAEKLDHHPEWSNVYNRVDVTLSTHDSGGVTELDVALAAFMDTVARG from the coding sequence ATGCGCGTGAAACTCGCCGGCGCGGCGCGGACGGACGCGCTCGCCCGTCTCGACGGATGGCGCGAGGTCGACGGCCGCGACGCCATCGCGAAGAGCTTCAAGTTCGCGGACTTCAACGCCGCGTTCGCGTTCATGGCGCGCGCGGCGCTGATGGCGGAGAAGCTCGACCACCATCCGGAATGGTCGAACGTCTACAACCGTGTCGACGTCACGCTCTCGACGCATGATTCCGGCGGCGTGACCGAGCTCGACGTCGCGCTCGCGGCCTTCATGGACACCGTCGCGCGCGGCTAG
- a CDS encoding ribulose-phosphate 3-epimerase, with the protein MQQPIRIAPSILSADFAALGREVAAITAAGADLVHVDVMDGHFVPNLTIGPAVVKALRPHSALPFDVHLMISPVDAFAAEFAAAGADIVSFHPEAGPHPHRTVQLIKSLGRKAGIVLNPGTPAGVVEPLLGDIDLILAMSVNPGFGGQSFIESQLAKIAALRRMIDASGRSIDLEVDGGINPETARRAVAAGADMLVAGTAVFAGGPERYAANIRALRGA; encoded by the coding sequence ATGCAACAGCCGATCCGCATCGCGCCCTCGATCCTGTCCGCCGATTTCGCCGCGCTGGGCCGCGAGGTCGCCGCGATCACGGCGGCCGGCGCCGACCTGGTCCACGTCGACGTGATGGACGGCCATTTCGTGCCCAACCTCACCATCGGGCCGGCCGTGGTGAAGGCGTTGCGGCCGCATTCCGCCCTGCCGTTCGACGTCCATCTGATGATCTCGCCGGTCGACGCCTTCGCCGCCGAGTTCGCCGCCGCCGGCGCCGACATCGTGTCGTTCCACCCCGAGGCCGGACCGCATCCGCACCGCACCGTCCAGCTGATCAAATCCCTGGGCAGGAAGGCGGGGATCGTCCTGAATCCGGGGACGCCGGCCGGCGTGGTCGAGCCCCTGCTGGGCGACATCGACCTGATCCTCGCGATGAGCGTCAATCCGGGCTTCGGCGGCCAGAGCTTCATCGAAAGCCAGCTCGCGAAGATCGCGGCCTTGCGGCGCATGATCGACGCCTCCGGACGGAGCATCGATCTGGAGGTCGACGGCGGCATCAACCCGGAGACCGCGCGCAGGGCCGTCGCGGCCGGCGCCGACATGCTGGTGGCCGGCACCGCCGTGTTCGCCGGCGGCCCGGAGCGCTACGCCGCCAACATCCGGGCGCTGCGCGGCGCCTGA
- a CDS encoding ABC transporter permease, with product MRREGSPFTGLGAVFVKEFADHLGGARNFVLQALVVLIGIFPVYVAIRDIRASSANEPFLYLLLFTYSSEQMPVPALMTLLSLLIPLVAVGLAFDSVNGEFARRTMSRILAQPIYRDALLLGKFLAALATVTVALVALWLLILGVGLLALGVPPGGPEVLRGCAFLLVAIAYAGVWLGVAMLFSVAMRSAASAALCALGVWLFFTILWPIMAQVAAQTIAPPDLVYAARGLTDPDNAAWSLALSRLSPNTLFFGSAQPLLNPSQRSLGLVFVSQLQGMVHGAPLPVGQSLLLAWPQITALVAAMIVVFALAYVVFQRQEVRA from the coding sequence ATGCGGCGTGAGGGCTCGCCGTTCACCGGCCTCGGCGCGGTGTTCGTGAAGGAGTTCGCCGACCACCTCGGCGGCGCGCGCAACTTCGTGCTGCAGGCGCTGGTTGTCCTGATCGGAATCTTCCCGGTCTACGTCGCGATCCGCGACATCCGGGCGTCGAGCGCCAACGAGCCGTTCCTGTACCTGCTGCTGTTCACCTACAGCAGCGAGCAGATGCCGGTGCCGGCGCTGATGACCCTTCTCAGCCTGCTGATCCCGCTGGTCGCGGTCGGGCTGGCGTTCGACTCGGTCAACGGCGAGTTCGCCCGGCGCACCATGAGCCGCATCCTGGCGCAGCCGATCTACCGCGACGCGCTGCTGCTCGGGAAGTTCCTGGCGGCGCTGGCCACCGTGACGGTGGCCCTCGTCGCGCTGTGGCTGCTGATCCTGGGCGTCGGATTGCTGGCGCTCGGCGTGCCGCCGGGCGGGCCGGAGGTGCTGCGCGGCTGCGCCTTCCTGCTCGTGGCCATCGCCTACGCCGGCGTCTGGCTGGGCGTGGCGATGCTGTTCTCGGTGGCGATGCGTTCGGCCGCGTCGGCGGCGTTGTGCGCGCTCGGCGTGTGGCTGTTCTTCACCATCCTGTGGCCGATCATGGCCCAGGTCGCGGCCCAGACGATCGCGCCCCCGGACCTCGTCTACGCCGCGCGCGGACTGACCGATCCCGACAACGCCGCGTGGAGCCTGGCGCTGTCGCGCCTGTCGCCCAACACGCTGTTCTTCGGATCGGCCCAGCCGCTGCTCAATCCCTCGCAGCGCTCGCTCGGGCTGGTGTTCGTCAGCCAGCTCCAGGGGATGGTCCACGGCGCGCCGCTGCCGGTCGGGCAGAGCCTGCTGCTCGCCTGGCCGCAGATCACGGCGCTGGTCGCCGCGATGATCGTCGTCTTCGCGCTGGCCTACGTGGTGTTCCAGCGCCAGGAGGTGCGCGCCTGA
- a CDS encoding ABC transporter ATP-binding protein, whose translation MGEAIIQARGLTKRYGAATAVDAVDFDVAAGEIFGLLGPNGAGKTTTILMLLGLTEASAGSVTVAGHDPVRDPLAVKKRVGYLPDSVGFYDNLTARENMRYMLRLAGFARDEAGRRIDGALARVRLSDVADKRVATFSRGMRQRLGIAEIIAKRAEIAILDEPTSGLDPQSTFELLDLIRDLKADGVAVLLSSHLLDRVQSICDRVALFNKGRIALMGTVRELGAMVLGAGHAAHVEADGPDMEARLAGVAGVQRVERDGRGWRVTAARDVMADIAQTVVGGGGRLQRLAAADPSLEAIYARYFEEHRDAA comes from the coding sequence ATGGGCGAGGCGATCATCCAGGCGCGCGGCCTGACCAAGCGCTACGGCGCGGCAACCGCCGTCGACGCGGTCGATTTCGACGTCGCCGCCGGCGAGATCTTCGGACTGCTCGGGCCCAACGGCGCCGGCAAGACGACGACCATCCTGATGCTGCTCGGGCTGACCGAGGCCAGCGCCGGCTCGGTCACCGTCGCCGGGCACGATCCGGTGCGCGACCCGCTGGCGGTCAAGAAGCGCGTCGGCTACCTGCCGGACTCCGTCGGCTTCTACGACAACCTCACGGCGCGCGAGAACATGCGCTACATGCTGCGGCTGGCGGGTTTCGCGCGCGACGAGGCAGGGCGCCGCATCGACGGCGCGCTGGCGCGCGTGCGCCTGTCGGACGTCGCCGACAAGCGCGTCGCCACCTTCTCGCGCGGCATGCGCCAGCGGCTGGGCATCGCGGAGATCATCGCGAAGAGGGCGGAGATCGCGATCCTCGACGAGCCGACCTCCGGCCTCGATCCGCAATCGACCTTCGAGCTGCTCGACCTGATCCGCGACCTCAAGGCCGACGGCGTCGCGGTGCTGCTGTCGTCGCACCTGCTCGACCGCGTGCAGAGCATCTGCGACCGCGTCGCGCTGTTCAACAAGGGGCGCATCGCGCTGATGGGCACGGTGCGCGAGCTCGGCGCGATGGTGCTCGGCGCCGGCCACGCCGCCCATGTCGAGGCCGACGGTCCGGACATGGAGGCGCGCCTGGCCGGCGTCGCCGGCGTGCAGCGGGTCGAGCGCGACGGCCGCGGCTGGCGGGTCACGGCGGCGCGCGACGTGATGGCCGACATCGCCCAGACCGTCGTGGGCGGCGGCGGACGGCTGCAGCGCCTGGCGGCGGCCGATCCCAGCCTCGAGGCGATCTACGCCCGCTACTTCGAGGAGCACCGCGATGCGGCGTGA
- the hisA gene encoding 1-(5-phosphoribosyl)-5-[(5-phosphoribosylamino)methylideneamino]imidazole-4-carboxamide isomerase gives MILFPAIDLKDGQCVRLLRGDMEKATIFNVSPADQARRFVDAGCEWLHLVDLNGAIEGRPVNKAAVVSILEAVGELPIQLGGGIRDIETIALWLDAGVRRVILGTVAVSNANLVRDACRQWPGRIAVGIDARDGVVAVDGWTKQSTVKALDLALKFEDAGVAAIIYTDINRDGAMGGVNVDQTVTMALHLTTPVIASGGVATIDDLRELKRQEATGIVGVVAGRSLYDGRIGLAEALRVLRG, from the coding sequence ATGATCCTCTTTCCCGCCATCGACCTCAAAGACGGCCAGTGCGTCCGCCTGCTGCGCGGCGACATGGAGAAGGCGACGATCTTCAACGTCTCGCCCGCCGACCAGGCGCGGCGCTTCGTCGACGCCGGCTGCGAGTGGCTGCATCTGGTCGACCTCAACGGCGCGATCGAGGGACGCCCGGTCAACAAGGCGGCGGTGGTGTCGATCCTCGAGGCGGTCGGCGAGCTGCCGATCCAGCTCGGCGGCGGCATCCGCGACATCGAGACCATCGCGCTGTGGCTCGACGCCGGCGTGCGGCGGGTGATCCTCGGCACGGTCGCGGTCAGCAACGCCAACCTCGTGCGCGACGCCTGCCGCCAGTGGCCGGGCCGGATCGCGGTCGGCATCGACGCCCGCGACGGCGTCGTCGCGGTCGATGGCTGGACCAAGCAGTCGACGGTCAAGGCGCTCGACCTGGCGCTGAAGTTCGAGGACGCCGGCGTCGCCGCGATCATCTACACCGACATCAACCGCGACGGCGCGATGGGCGGCGTCAACGTCGACCAGACCGTCACCATGGCGCTGCACCTGACGACGCCGGTGATCGCCTCGGGCGGCGTCGCCACCATCGACGACCTGCGCGAGCTGAAGCGGCAGGAGGCCACCGGCATCGTCGGCGTCGTCGCCGGCCGCTCTCTCTACGACGGACGCATCGGCCTGGCCGAGGCGCTCCGGGTGCTGCGCGGATAG
- a CDS encoding acyl-CoA dehydrogenase family protein — MPDDSSRLATEPPRPFGAHHIAPDCRGMNFFRADRGFRDLLGLYMPREWRTRMEPHFDRMGALAGGRLDELADIADKRGPVLHPRDRFGRDEEWIEYHPAYREMERIAFGEFGMHAMSHRAGVLGMPEPAPATVKYAFTYLFVQAEFGLMCPISMSDTSNLTLKKYASDPLKRMLMDRLLSTDMETVLKGAQFMTEKAGGSDVGAIETEAERIGTGADGVERWRIFGDKWFCSHADADVTVMLARPRGAAAGTKGLGLFALPRRLEDGSRNAYRVVRLKDKLGTRSMASGEVRLEGATAYLVGDLANGFKQMMNQVNLSRLSHGVRAAAMMRRCLNEAMTVARHRRAFGTTIDAFPLMRRQLMKIMVPTEQALSMSLWSAATMDRANSGGQGAADLLRILTPVFKFRACRDNIGVATHALEVRGGAGYVEEWVNARLVRDAQIGTLWEGTSNINALDVITRAVAKSNGHLAMRDALAEMMGGAAGLPGQFRGLLGAALGRAVDFAGRVAADPRHERRCRQASGALYHAATAALLAVEGAALGAAGGDARRLLLARMVLEQRLTPGDPFALGADDWEERAIDLLLADAPVSLEAASALVSA; from the coding sequence ATGCCCGACGATTCGAGCCGCCTGGCGACCGAGCCGCCGCGCCCCTTCGGCGCGCACCACATCGCCCCGGATTGCCGCGGCATGAACTTCTTCCGCGCCGACCGCGGCTTCCGCGACCTGCTCGGCCTGTACATGCCGCGGGAGTGGCGGACGCGGATGGAGCCGCATTTCGACCGCATGGGCGCGCTGGCCGGCGGCCGGCTCGACGAGCTGGCGGACATCGCCGACAAGCGCGGGCCGGTGCTGCATCCGCGCGACCGCTTCGGCCGCGACGAGGAGTGGATCGAGTACCACCCCGCCTACCGCGAGATGGAGCGGATCGCGTTCGGCGAGTTCGGCATGCACGCCATGAGCCACCGCGCCGGCGTGCTCGGCATGCCCGAGCCGGCGCCGGCCACCGTGAAGTACGCCTTCACCTACCTGTTCGTTCAGGCCGAGTTCGGGCTGATGTGCCCGATCAGCATGTCGGACACCTCGAACCTGACGCTCAAGAAGTACGCGTCCGATCCGCTCAAGCGCATGCTGATGGACCGGCTGCTGTCGACCGACATGGAGACGGTGCTGAAGGGCGCGCAGTTCATGACCGAGAAGGCCGGCGGCTCGGACGTGGGCGCCATCGAGACCGAGGCCGAGCGGATCGGAACCGGCGCCGACGGCGTCGAGCGCTGGCGCATCTTCGGCGACAAATGGTTCTGCAGCCACGCCGACGCCGATGTGACCGTGATGCTGGCGCGGCCGCGCGGCGCCGCCGCCGGCACCAAGGGGCTGGGATTGTTCGCGCTGCCGCGGCGGCTCGAGGACGGCTCGCGCAACGCCTACCGCGTGGTGCGGCTGAAGGACAAGCTCGGCACGCGCTCGATGGCGTCCGGCGAGGTCCGGCTCGAGGGCGCCACGGCGTACCTCGTCGGCGACCTGGCCAACGGCTTCAAGCAGATGATGAACCAGGTGAACCTCTCGCGCCTGTCGCACGGCGTGCGGGCCGCCGCGATGATGCGCCGCTGCCTCAACGAGGCGATGACCGTGGCGCGCCACCGCCGCGCCTTCGGGACGACGATCGACGCCTTCCCGCTGATGCGCCGGCAGCTCATGAAGATCATGGTGCCGACCGAGCAGGCGCTGTCGATGTCGCTGTGGTCGGCGGCGACGATGGACCGCGCCAATTCCGGGGGGCAGGGCGCCGCCGACCTGCTGCGCATCCTCACGCCCGTCTTCAAGTTCCGCGCCTGCCGCGACAACATCGGCGTCGCCACCCACGCGCTGGAGGTGCGCGGCGGCGCCGGCTACGTCGAGGAATGGGTCAACGCCCGCCTCGTGCGCGACGCGCAGATCGGCACGCTGTGGGAGGGCACCAGCAACATCAACGCGCTCGACGTCATCACCCGCGCCGTCGCGAAATCCAACGGCCATCTGGCGATGCGCGACGCGCTCGCGGAGATGATGGGCGGCGCGGCCGGCCTGCCGGGGCAGTTCCGCGGCCTGCTCGGCGCCGCGCTGGGCCGCGCCGTCGATTTCGCAGGCCGCGTCGCCGCCGACCCGCGGCATGAGCGGCGCTGCCGGCAGGCCTCGGGCGCGCTGTACCACGCCGCCACCGCGGCGCTGCTGGCGGTCGAGGGCGCCGCGCTGGGCGCGGCCGGCGGCGACGCGCGCCGTCTGCTGCTGGCGCGCATGGTGCTGGAGCAACGCCTGACGCCCGGCGATCCGTTCGCGCTGGGCGCCGACGACTGGGAGGAGCGGGCGATCGACCTGCTGCTCGCCGACGCGCCGGTTTCGCTTGAAGCGGCGTCCGCTCTGGTGTCGGCTTGA
- a CDS encoding metallopeptidase family protein has product MAAEALASVPADFRRSVGNVRIHVEEFPTEEIEREMELESPLDLLGLYQGVSMAEKSVDHVANDIDRILLYRRPILDYWCETGEDLAHIVRHVLIHEIGHHFGLSDDDMEVIEEQAEAASDG; this is encoded by the coding sequence ATGGCGGCGGAGGCGCTCGCCTCCGTGCCGGCGGATTTCCGCCGCAGCGTCGGCAACGTCCGAATCCACGTCGAGGAATTCCCGACCGAGGAGATCGAGCGCGAGATGGAGCTGGAGAGCCCGCTCGACCTGCTCGGCCTCTACCAGGGCGTGTCGATGGCCGAGAAGAGCGTCGACCACGTCGCCAACGACATCGACCGCATCCTGCTCTACCGCCGCCCGATCCTCGACTACTGGTGCGAGACCGGCGAGGACCTCGCCCACATCGTGCGCCACGTGCTGATCCACGAGATCGGCCACCATTTCGGCCTCAGCGACGACGACATGGAGGTCATCGAGGAGCAGGCCGAGGCCGCCAGCGACGGCTAG
- the hisF gene encoding imidazole glycerol phosphate synthase subunit HisF, with the protein MLKVRIIPCLDVHAGRVVKGVKFVDLVDAGDPVEQARVYDAAGADELTFLDITASHENRDTIYDVVRRTADHCFMPVTVGGGVRAVEDIRKLLLAGADKVSINSAAVSRPEFVREAAEKYGDQCVVVAIDAKATGPGRWEVFTHGGRQTTGIDAVDWARRMAASGAGEILLTSMDRDGTKAGFDLELTRAVSAAVPVPVIASGGVGTLDDLADGVTIGGASAVLAASIFHFGTFTIAEAKAHLARRGVPVRQSAKSA; encoded by the coding sequence ATGCTCAAGGTCAGGATCATCCCCTGCCTCGACGTCCACGCCGGCCGCGTGGTCAAGGGCGTGAAGTTCGTCGACCTGGTCGACGCCGGCGACCCGGTCGAGCAGGCGCGGGTCTACGACGCCGCCGGCGCCGACGAGTTGACCTTCCTCGACATCACCGCCAGCCACGAGAACCGCGACACGATCTACGACGTGGTGCGGCGCACCGCCGACCACTGCTTCATGCCGGTGACGGTCGGCGGCGGCGTGCGCGCGGTCGAGGACATCCGCAAGCTGCTGCTGGCCGGCGCCGACAAGGTGTCGATCAACTCCGCCGCCGTGTCCCGGCCGGAGTTCGTGCGCGAGGCGGCGGAGAAGTACGGCGACCAGTGCGTCGTGGTCGCGATCGACGCCAAGGCGACGGGGCCGGGCCGCTGGGAGGTCTTCACCCATGGCGGCCGGCAGACCACCGGGATCGACGCCGTCGACTGGGCGCGGCGCATGGCCGCCAGCGGCGCCGGCGAGATCCTGCTGACCTCGATGGACCGCGACGGCACCAAGGCGGGGTTCGACCTCGAGCTGACGCGCGCCGTCAGCGCCGCCGTGCCGGTGCCGGTGATCGCCTCGGGCGGCGTCGGCACGCTGGACGATCTGGCCGACGGCGTGACGATCGGCGGCGCCAGCGCGGTGCTGGCGGCCTCGATCTTCCATTTCGGCACCTTCACCATCGCCGAGGCCAAGGCCCATCTCGCCCGCCGCGGCGTTCCCGTTCGACAATCCGCGAAATCGGCGTAG
- a CDS encoding mismatch-specific DNA-glycosylase translates to MLPDVLAPGLDLVFCGTAPSPASFRAGAYYANRGNAFWPTLHAVGLLPAPLAAAAFRDVLAHGLGLTDLAKTEYGSDHELSPDAFDRAALLRKLARFRPAAVAFTSKNAAAAFLGARAVGYGRQPAEMAAALPPAARGIAYFALSSPSGRARSFWTLDPWREAAAFVAARRAARAA, encoded by the coding sequence ATCCTGCCGGACGTGCTGGCGCCCGGCCTCGATCTGGTGTTCTGCGGCACCGCGCCGAGCCCGGCGTCGTTCCGCGCCGGCGCCTACTACGCCAACCGCGGCAACGCGTTCTGGCCGACGCTGCACGCCGTCGGCCTGCTGCCCGCGCCGCTCGCCGCCGCGGCGTTCCGCGACGTGCTGGCGCACGGGCTCGGCCTCACCGATCTGGCGAAGACCGAGTACGGCAGCGACCACGAGCTGTCGCCCGACGCGTTCGACCGCGCCGCGTTGCTGCGCAAGCTGGCGCGCTTCCGGCCGGCGGCGGTGGCGTTCACCAGCAAGAACGCCGCCGCCGCGTTCCTCGGCGCGCGCGCTGTCGGCTACGGGCGCCAGCCGGCGGAGATGGCCGCGGCGCTGCCGCCGGCCGCGCGCGGCATCGCCTACTTCGCGCTGTCCTCGCCATCGGGCCGCGCGCGCTCGTTCTGGACGCTGGATCCGTGGCGCGAGGCGGCGGCGTTCGTGGCCGCGCGCCGGGCGGCGCGCGCCGCCTAG
- a CDS encoding SDR family NAD(P)-dependent oxidoreductase: MDVKGQAAIVTGGASGLGGATASALAAAGAKVAVFDVQEEAGRKKAAELGGIFVKCNVADAAEAEAAVKTVVEKLGAPRVAVNCAGIGRAARTISKTGPHDLAMFSQVIAVNLIGTFNIIRLAAWAMSQAEPMVDGERGVIVNTASVAAYDGQIGQAAYSASKGGVVGMTLPIARDLSSVGVRVCTIAPGLFLTPMMMGLPPEAQKSLGASVPFPQRLGDPAEYASLAMHIVANRMLNGEVIRLDGAIRLAPK, translated from the coding sequence ATGGATGTCAAAGGTCAGGCCGCCATCGTCACCGGCGGCGCCTCGGGTCTCGGCGGCGCGACGGCCAGCGCGCTGGCGGCGGCCGGCGCCAAGGTCGCCGTGTTCGACGTCCAGGAGGAGGCCGGAAGGAAGAAGGCGGCCGAGCTCGGCGGCATCTTCGTGAAATGCAACGTCGCCGACGCCGCCGAGGCCGAGGCCGCCGTGAAGACGGTGGTCGAGAAGCTGGGCGCCCCGCGCGTTGCCGTGAACTGCGCCGGCATCGGCCGCGCCGCGCGCACGATCTCCAAGACGGGGCCGCACGACCTCGCGATGTTCTCGCAGGTGATCGCGGTCAACCTGATCGGCACGTTCAACATCATCCGCCTGGCGGCGTGGGCGATGTCGCAGGCCGAGCCGATGGTCGACGGCGAGCGCGGCGTGATCGTCAACACCGCCTCGGTCGCGGCCTACGACGGCCAGATCGGCCAGGCGGCGTACTCGGCGTCGAAGGGCGGCGTCGTCGGCATGACCCTGCCGATCGCGCGCGACCTGTCGTCGGTCGGCGTGCGCGTCTGCACCATCGCGCCGGGCCTGTTCCTGACGCCGATGATGATGGGCCTGCCGCCGGAGGCGCAGAAGAGCCTCGGCGCCTCGGTGCCGTTCCCGCAGCGCCTCGGCGATCCCGCCGAGTACGCCTCGCTGGCGATGCACATCGTGGCGAACCGCATGCTCAACGGCGAGGTCATCCGCCTCGACGGCGCGATCCGCCTGGCGCCGAAGTAG